A section of the Trachemys scripta elegans isolate TJP31775 chromosome 10, CAS_Tse_1.0, whole genome shotgun sequence genome encodes:
- the MSRB1 gene encoding methionine-R-sulfoxide reductase B1 isoform X1 produces MSFCAFFGGEAFRGHFQPGLYVCSKCGYELFSSKAKYQHSSPWPAFTETIHADSVAKYEERPGALKVSCGKCGNGLGHEFLNDGPKRGKSRFUIFSSSLKFISADKAEQDLKK; encoded by the exons ATGTCCTTCTGCGCCTTCTTCGGCGGCGAGGCGTTCCGGGGCCACTTCCAGCCCG GCCTTTACGTCTGCTCCAAATGCGGTTATGAGCTGTTCTCCAGCAAAGCAAAATACCAGCACTCGTCGCCGTGGCCGGCCTTCACTGAAACCATTCACGCCGACAGCGTGGCCAAGTACGAAGAGCGACCGGGCGCCTTGAAG GTGTCCTGCGGCAAATGTGGTAATGGGCTGGGCCATGAGTTCCTCAACGATGGGCCGAAGAGGGGGAAGTCTCGCTTCTGAATATTCAGTAGCTCGCTGAAATTCATCTCTGCAG ACAAAGCGGAGCAGGACCTTAAGAAGTAA
- the MSRB1 gene encoding methionine-R-sulfoxide reductase B1 isoform X2: MSFCAFFGGEAFRGHFQPGLYVCSKCGYELFSSKAKYQHSSPWPAFTETIHADSVAKYEERPGALKVSCGKCGNGLGHEFLNDGPKRGKSRF, encoded by the exons ATGTCCTTCTGCGCCTTCTTCGGCGGCGAGGCGTTCCGGGGCCACTTCCAGCCCG GCCTTTACGTCTGCTCCAAATGCGGTTATGAGCTGTTCTCCAGCAAAGCAAAATACCAGCACTCGTCGCCGTGGCCGGCCTTCACTGAAACCATTCACGCCGACAGCGTGGCCAAGTACGAAGAGCGACCGGGCGCCTTGAAG GTGTCCTGCGGCAAATGTGGTAATGGGCTGGGCCATGAGTTCCTCAACGATGGGCCGAAGAGGGGGAAGTCTCGCTTCTGA